A section of the Humulus lupulus chromosome 2, drHumLupu1.1, whole genome shotgun sequence genome encodes:
- the LOC133814116 gene encoding probable terpene synthase 11: MAGVKFISCSSVHSVTFSKRPPIGISVREAYSWKKNNKLSSLFMSTKCQSTSSSSSPLSIDNSAKLETQGHQGMVADYDNKNTSEELFKKVQMVLRKPCDQSTKMRLIDSIQRLGVGHRFEEEIKLILQGLSDCNSGEDNLFETGLRFRLLRHNGFPTNSDVFDKFINENGEIKNVSSQDTWGILSLYEASYLAANGEESLLKVMEFTRSHLKNSMPSIPTELQNQIGKALELPRHLRMAPLEVRNYIDEYSQELNHYPALLELAKLEFNELQSLHKRELTEIIRWWKQLGLVDKLAFARDRPLECFLWTVGIFPEKSYSNIRIELAKTVSILLVIDDIYDTYGSLDELVLFNDAIRRWDLGAMDKLPEYMKICYMALYNTTNEIGYRVLKEHGLCITQHLKRTWIDIFDAFLTEAEWFNEKYTPTVDQYLTNGVTSGGSYMALVHSFFLIGHGITDETISMMHPYPEIFSCSGKILRLWDDLGTAKEEQERGDVASSIDCYMKEENIELEDEARKHIKKLIRSSWMELNGELKAPSALPRSITRACFDLARTAQVIYQHGDDQRFSSVVDHVQSLFFRPCVTNFSSKSHIKDQHV; the protein is encoded by the exons ATGGCAGGAGTGAAGTTCATTAGCTGCTCTTCTGTACACTCAGTTACTTTCTCAAAGAGACCACCAATTGGAATCTCTGTTAGAGAAGCTTATTCATGGAAGAAGAACAATAagctttcttcattattcatgTCAACCAAGTGCCAGAgtacatcatcatcatcatcaccattaTCAATAGATAACTCAGCAAAGCTAGAGACTCAAGGCCATCAAGGG ATGGTCGCTGATTATGACAATAAGAATACCTCGGAAGAGCTGTTCAAAAAGGTGCAAATGGTATTACGAAAACCTTGTGATCAAAGTACCAAAATGAGACTAATAGATAGCATCCAACGGTTGGGAGTTGGCCATCGTTTTGAAGAAGAAATCAAACTAATACTTCAAGGCTTGTCAGATTGCAACTCCGGCGAAGACAACCTCTTTGAAACTGGGCTTCGTTTTCGGCTACTGAGGCACAATGGCTTTCCAACTAATTCAG ATGTTTTTGACAAATTTATCAACGAGAATGGGGAAATTAAGAATGTATCGAGCCAAGACACATGGGGTATTCTGAGCTTGTATGAGGCATCCTACCTTGCAGCAAACGGTGAAGAATCATTGCTCAAAGTCATGGAATTCACAAGATCTCATCTGAAAAATTCAATGCCTTCTATACCCACAGAGCTACAAAATCAAATTGGCAAAGCCTTGGAGCTCCCTAGACACCTGAGGATGGCACCATTAGAAGTTCGAAACTACATCGACGAATATAGCCAAGAATTAAACCACTACCCGGCTCTTCTTGAGTTAGCCAAGTTAGAATTTAACGAGCTTCAGTCCCTTCACAAAAGAGAATTAACCGAGATCATAAG GTGGTGGAAACAATTGGGTCTGGTTGACAAACTTGCTTTTGCCAGAGATCGGCCATTAGAATGCTTTCTATGGACAGTTGGAATATTCCCTGAAAAAAGCTATTCCAACATACGGATTGAGCTAGCCAAAACTGTTTCAATCTTACTAGTCATCGATGATATCTATGACACATATGGATCGTTAGATGAACTCGTCTTGTTCAATGATGCAATTCGAAG ATGGGATCTTGGTGCAATGGATAAGCTTCCTGAATACATGAAGATATGTTACATGGCATTATACAATACTACTAATGAAATTGGCTACAGAGTTCTGAAAGAACATGGATTGTGCATTACACAACACTTAAAGAGAACG TGGATAGACATATTTGATGCGTTTCTAACCGAAGCAGAATGGTTCAACGAAAAATACACTCCAACTGTAGACCAATATTTAACAAATGGGGTGACTAGTGGAGGATCCTACATGGCCTTAGTGCACTCATTTTTCCTCATAGGTCATGGTATTACAGACGAAACTATTTCAATGATGCACCCATATCCTGAGATCTTCTCTTGCTCAGGGAAAATTCTAAGactttgggatgatttgggaacAGCCAAG GAGGAGCAAGAGAGAGGAGATGTTGCTTCTAGCATAGATTGTTATATGAAAGAAGAGAATATTGAATTGGAAGATGAGGCCAGAAAACACATAAAGAAATTGATTAGAAGTTCATGGATGGAGCTAAATGGAGAGTTGAAGGCTCCTAGTGCATTGCCTCGGTCGATTACCAGAGCTTGCTTTGACCTTGCTAGAACTGCCCAAGTCATCTATCAACATGGAGATGACCAAAGATTTTCAAGCGTAGTAGATCATGTGCAATCTTTGTTTTTTCGACCCTGTGTCACTAATTTTTCATCAAAATCGCATATAAAAGATCAACATGTATGA